The proteins below are encoded in one region of Hordeum vulgare subsp. vulgare chromosome 3H, MorexV3_pseudomolecules_assembly, whole genome shotgun sequence:
- the LOC123442423 gene encoding glycine-rich domain-containing protein 1-like isoform X3, translating to MDAEQESRWAAAQGIGIGEDLVPAALRQLEFLAAVDRRRWLYDGPLLHRAIRRYKACWLPLLAKHTKAAILADDEPLVVPLDCEWIWHCHRLNPNRYIKDCKRLYGRILDSNNVKSSVQAKSKDPSEKVWTELYPGEPFELEYTTESVYVGDGTAGGISYDLISAVKRQSSFVYQVGTPTMHDRRFLEDALARYKGFLYLIKMNQEKGTNLFRVPTYDVDLMWHTHQLNPLAYRDDMVGLLGRVLEHDDTDDDRAEGKKLDTGFSGTTEQFEDCFGVRYWKAGAMYRGSLPSPVTSVPRIEFGGEEDGVFGVDEAEKRLAVVETAVVELYLQIVDIKNLPSAIPEKSVYVWFTKTQPDALIGDGGRLDISSKIGKSIGAGFQCEPTGELILTVMVDLAYSGASSSKKSEPLGKVSISLQELTQHDSKLSFERWFELKSCGAYAGSPPVSLRVAASCTVPRQASQVLSMVNVKPCSLKACLLPHSTKDQDMSSWTRFVYDCGTELIRLQIREHKAKSGMALTQELVGVTKSSKHPFQLAEFTENKWSLNNSNPSVTHDLKPSKDGCIHELKYDNKLIKLYKGRRLAYELKCCSQHAEDTAAAVTAVKFSAEHPYGKAVALVDTESKFITVDEDWFLLPWIAMSFLFLNSIGKHGAKLIEGQPDTTVASEMVKGGAAGATAGPAQCGACGTAGGGDMVMASDKAGHASCAGSVIASGKVADSKCGGCGSGCGGGCGVSVVTMSYKKGHASCGVVAGGENGHIESAGCGSGCGGSCGGSMVIESSKEGNTKSGGCGSGCGGGGCGGMAIEGSKGGIAKPSGCGSGCGGSCGGMVVEGSKTGHAKSGGCGFTKSSGCGSGCGSGCGGGCGSMVIEGSKTGFTKSGGCGSGCGGGCGSMVMEGSKMSHAKSGGCGSGCGAGCGGGGCDGMVKEGSRMSHAKSGGCGSGCGAGCGGGGCGGMVMEGSKMSHAKSGGCGSGCGAGCGGGGCGRMIMEGSKMSHAKSGGCGSGCGAGCGGGGCGGMIMGD from the exons GTACAAAGCTTGCTGGCTTCCCCTTCTTGCCAAGCACACCAAGGCCGCTATTCTTGCAGATGATGAGCCTCTGGTTGTTCCGCTTGACTGCGAATGGATATGGCACTGCCATCGGCTTAACCCG AATCGATACATAAAGGATTGCAAGAGATTATATGGCAGGATATTGGACTCTAACAATGTCAAGTCCTCCGTTCAAGCAAAGTCCAAGGATCCGTCCGAGAAAGTTTGGACCGAGTTATATCCTGGGGAGCCCTTTGAGTTGGAGTACACTACAGAATCTGTTTACGTGGGCGATGGAACCGCAGGAGGCATTTCCTACGATTTGATCTCAGCTGTTAAGAGACAGTCTTCTTTCGTCTACCAG GTTGGAACACCAACCATGCATGATCGCCGTTTCCTTGAAGACGCTTTGGCTCGGTACAAAGGGTTTTTGTATCTGATCAAGATGAACCAGGAGAAAGGAACGAACCTCTTCCGTGTGCCAACCTACGATGTGGATCTGATGTGGCACACCCACCAACTGAATCCTCTTGCCTACCGCGATGACATGGTGGGTCTCCTTGGGAGAGTTCTGGAGCACGATGACACGGACGACGATCGGGCCGAAGGGAAGAAGCTCGACACCGGGTTTTCAGGCACCACCGAGCAGTTCGAGGATTGCTTTGGTGTGAGGTACTGGAAGGCCGGCGCTATGTACCGTGGAAGCTTGCCGTCTCCCGTGACATCCGTTCCTCGGATAGAATTTGGTGGTGAGGAAGATGGTGTTTTTGGTGTCGATGAAGCGGAGAAGCGTCTTGCTGTTGTTGAAACAGCAGTTGTGGAG TTATACTTACAGATTGTGGACATCAAGAACTTACCATCTGCAATTCCAGAGAAAAGTGTGTATGTATGGTTCACCAAGACTCAACCAGATGCACTTATCGGTGATGGCGGCAGGTTGGATATTTCATCGAAAATAGGGAAGAGTATTGGAGCTGGTTTCCAATGCGAACCTACCGGCGAACTCATTCTTACAGTAATGGTTGATCTGGCCTATTCTGGGGCATCGTCATCGAAGAAATCGGAACCGTTGGGGAAGGTTTCGATCTCTCTTCAAGAGCTTACACAGCATGATTCCAAGCTCTCCTTTGAGAGGTGGTTTGAACTGAAAAGTTGCGGCGCTTATGCTGGTTCCCCTCCTGTCAGTCTTCGTGTCGCCGCATCTTGTACTGTCCCAAGGCAGGCTTCACAGGTTCTTAGCATGGTGAATGTGAAGCCTTGCTCTCTGAAGGCCTGTCTATTGCCACATTCCACCAAGGATCAAGATATGAGCTCCTGGACTCGCTTCGTGTATGATTGTGGTACTGAACTCATTCGTCTTCAGATAAG GGAGCACAAGGCCAAGAGTGGCATGGCTCTCACTCAAGAATTGGTTGGAGTAACAAAGTCATCAAAGCATCCATTTCAGCTTGCAGAATTCACGGAAAACAAATGGTCTCTCAACAACTCCAACCCATCCGTCACTCATGACCTGAAACCAAGCAAGGATGGCTGCATACACGAGCTCAAATACGACAACAAATTG ATCAAACTATACAAGGGAAGGAGACTAGCATATGAACTCAAATGCTGCAGTCAGCATGCTGAAGATACTGCAGCAGCAGTTACCGCTGTGAAGTTCTCGGCTGAACACCCCTATGGCAAAGCAGTCGCCCTAGTTGACACTGAATCAAAATTTATCACG GTGGATGAGGATTGGTTTCTGCTTCCCTGGATCGCGATGTCATTCTTGTTCCTGAATTCCATCGGAAAACATGGTGCGAAGCTCATTGAAGGTCAGCCTGATACTACAGTGGCATCTGAAATGGTGAAAGGTGGAGCAGCAGGCGCCACTGCTGGTCCGGCACAATGTGGCGCTTGTGGCACGGCCGGTGGCGGCGACATGGTCATGGCAAGTGACAAGGCTGGTCATGCTAGCTGTGCCGGCTCGGTCATTGCAAGCGGCAAGGTGGCTGATTCTAAGTGCGGTGGTTGTGGATCAGGCTGTGGTGGTGGATGTGGTGTCTCTGTGGTCACCATGAGCTACAAGAAAGGTCATGCGAGTTGTGGTGTCGTTGCAGGCGGAGAGAATGGCCATATTGAGTCTGCTGGGTGTGGATCGGGATGCGGCGGTTCCTGCGGTGGCAGCATGGTTATTGAAAGCTCCAAGGAGGGGAACACCAAGTCTGGTGGCTGTGGTTCAGGTtgtggtggtggaggttgtggcGGCATGGCCATTGAAGGTTCCAAGGGTGGCATTGCCAAGCCTAGCGGCTGCGGTTCAGGTTGTGGTGGCAGTTGTGGCGGTATGGTGGTTGAAGGCTCCAAAACTGGCCATGCCAAGTCAGGCGGTTGTGGCTTCACCAAGTCTAGTGGTTGTGGCTCAGGCTGCGGCTCTGGCTGCGGCGGTGGTTGCGGCAGCATG GTCATTGAAGGCTCCAAGACTGGCTTCACCAAGTCAGGCGGTTGCGGTTCAGGCTGTGGCGGCGGTTGTGGCAGCATGGTCATGGAAGGTTCCAAGATGAGCCATGCCAAGTCTGGAGGCTGTGGTTCAGGCTGTGGCGCCGGCTGCGGTGGCGGCGGTTGTGACGGCATGGTCAAGGAAGGTTCCAGGATGAGCCATGCCAAGTCTGGGGGCTGCGGTTCAGGCTGTGGCGCCGGCTGCGGTGGCGGCGGATGTGGCGGCATGGTCATGGAAGGCTCCAAGATGAGCCACGCCAAGTCTGGGGGCTGTGGTTCAGGCTGTGGTGCCGGCTGCGGTGGCGGCGGATGTGGCCGCATGATCATGGAAGGCTCCAAGATGAGCCATGCCAAGTCTGGGGGCTGCGGTTCAGGCTGTGGCGCCGGGTGCGGTGGCGGTGGATGTGGTGGCATGATCATGGGAGACTAA